From the Planctomycetaceae bacterium genome, one window contains:
- a CDS encoding helix-turn-helix domain-containing protein: protein MGKISEPRFESMLWTARQVAVALGLSERTIWTLTKKGLLQCVRIPGVRIVRYAPEAVKDFVEQNRGG from the coding sequence ATGGGCAAGATCAGTGAACCGCGTTTTGAGTCGATGCTGTGGACCGCAAGGCAAGTTGCGGTGGCGTTGGGGTTGTCGGAGCGGACGATCTGGACGCTGACGAAGAAGGGCCTGCTGCAGTGCGTGCGTATTCCTGGGGTGCGGATCGTGCGGTACGCGCCCGAGGCGGTGAAGGATTTTGTCGAACAGAACCGAGGCGGATAG